The genomic stretch CTGCGCCGGTCGACACCGAGGAGCTCGTCACCGCGGAGGCGCTCTGGATCGCCGTCAGGGCCGGAACGTACGGATGCGTCCCGTTGCTGGTGGCGATGGTGTTCGGGCTCGACCCGAGCTGGGGGATGCTGACCGTGCCCGCAATCGCGTTCGTCGCGGGGTTCGGCTGGGCCGGATTCGGCACGTCGGTTGCCGCGACGATGAACTCGATCGACAGCTTCAGCTACGTGATGAGCGGCGTGATCACGCCCATGTTCCTCGTGGCCGGGACGTTCTTCCCGCTGACGAAGCTGCCCGAATGGGCGCAGGTGGTCGCGAACGTCAACCCCCTGTACCACACGGTCGAGCTCGTCCGCCACGCCGCCTTCGGGTTCCACCTCGGTGCGGACGCCTGGCACTTCGGCTTCCTCTTGGGCTTCGCCCTGCTCATGTGGCGGTTCGCCATCCGGCGGATGACCGCCCGTCTGATCGACTGATGGTCGAGGCGTTCAGCAGCCGGCTGCAGCAGCTCGTCGACATAGATTCGCCATCCGACGGGCTGGAGCAGGAGCGGGTCGCGGAGCTGCTGGCCGGATGGCTCGAGCCGATGGGGTGCGGCGCGGAGTGGGTCGACGAGCCCGACGGCCCGGCCCGCAGCATGGCGATCACCATGCGCGGCGACGGCGACGGGGTGGTCTGCCTGCTCGGCCACACCGACACCGTGTTCCCCGCCGGCACGGTCTCGGAGCGCCCGTTCCGGCGCGAAGGAGTGCGCTGCTTCGGTCCCGGCGTCGCCGACATGAAGGGCGGGCTGGTGCTCGCCGCGATGGCGATGGAGCGATACGCGGGAGCCCGCCGCCCGTTCGCCGAGCTGCGACTGCTGGTCTGCGCGGACGAGGAGGTGCGGCTCCGCGCGCCGGCCGTCTGCTCCCGGGCCGCCGGCGCGCGAGCGGCGCTGGTGTTCGAATGCGGCCGCGAGAACGGCGACATCGTGACGGCCCGCAAGGGGGCGATCTGGCGCACGATGGAGCTGACCGGCGTCGCAGCGCACGCAGGCGCTGACACTGCTCGCGGGCGCAGCGCCGTCTCGGCGCTCGCGGCCGAGATCCTGCGGATCGAGGGGCTGAAGGCCGGCCGGCCGGAGATGACGTCGGTGGTCACGACCGTCCAGGGCGGCACCGCGGCAAACACCCTCCCGGGGAACGCCGGCGCGACGCTCGACATCCGCTCCAGCGTGCCGGCAGACCTCGACCACGCGCTGGCCGAGCTGGCGACGGGCGGCCCGTACGACGGCGTCTCGATCGAGATCGTCGATCGCGGAACCTGGCCGCCGATGCCGCGCGACCCGCACCTCGCGGCGGCCGCGATCGCGATCGGCTCGGAGCTGGGCCTGACCATCGGCGAGGAGCTCTCGGGCGGCGTCTCCGACGGATGCTGGACGGGCGCGGCGGGCATCCCCACGATCGACGGCCTCGGCCCGGTCGGCGCCCTGGATCACACCGACGCCGAATGGATCGAGCTCGAGACGGTCGAGCGGCGCCTGGAGCTGGCCGTCCGCTTGATCGAACGGGCGGCTCAGCTGTAGTCGATCGAGCCGGCGGCCTCCTTCTGGACGAACTTCACGTTCGGGCAGTCGCGGACCGGGGCGATCCAGCGGCGAAGCGGATGGTCGAACTGGAACGCCGACCTCAGCGAGTTGGCCGAGCGCTCGCGGCTGGTCAGGAGCGGCAGGCCGAAGTTCTCGGAGGCGAACTTGATCACGGACGTGAAGTCGTACGTCGTGTGGTCGATGCCCCGGCGGGCCCACGGTGAGACGACGAGCAGCGGCGAGCGGATGCCGAGCCCGAAACGGTCGATGGTCGGAGGGCGCACGTGGTCGTAGAAGCCGCCGAAGTCGTCCCACACGACGACGATCGCCGTGCTCTTCCAGAAGCGGGAGCGGACGACCGCGTTCACCATCCGCGCCGTCCAGTTCTCCCCCTCGCACAGCGACGGGCCGCCCGGATGGTCGCTCTCGTCGAACGGCGGCGTGATCCACGTGATCGATGGCAGGTACCCCTGTCGGAGGTCCGACGGAAACCATTGCCAGGGGGCGTAATGACGCCCCCAGTCGGCGCGATCGCGAACATCCTTGACGGCGTCCAGCGCCACCCACCCGTACCCCAGCTGCCCGGGCATCGCGCCGTACGTGGCCCACGAGACGCCGGGCCGGCCGTTGATCGCGCCCGCCACGCTGGGGATGTCGAGGCACACCGACCTGCGGCCTGCAACCGACATGGTGTCCTCCGACGCGATCGGCACCGTCACGTCCGGCGGGCCGTCGCAGCCCCACCACCGTGTGCCGATGCTCGGTCCGTCGATCACGCCGCCGGACTGGCCGGCCACCGCGTACAGGTGGTTCGGGTAGCTCGAGCTGGGCACCGATGTGAACATGCGGTCGCCCAGCGCGTAGCGCTTCGCCCAGCCCCAGTACGCGGGGAGCTGCCCTGGCGTCGCGGTCGTGTACGCCTTCAGCGTGTGCTCGCCGGCCTTGTCGACGACGCGCGAGAACCCGTTCATCCTCCCGCCGTTGACGTCCTGAACGTGCGCCCAGTGGTTGTGCTGCAGATCGACCTGCTTGTCGGGCAGCGCGGTCAGCGGGACGACGCTGCCGTCGTACGTGACCCCGGTGGTGGCGCCGTCGCCCTCCGGGAACCTGCCGAACAGGTTGTCGTAGGTGCGGTTCTCCTTGATGATGTAGACGATGTGCTTGATCGGAGTCGTGGACGCGGCGTCGGGCAGCACGGCTCTTCGGGGTGCGGGCGGCGGCGCGGCCGACGAGGGCACCGCCGCCCACCTCCCCGCGGATCCCTCCCCGGTCAGCCACAGCGTGCCGGCGACCACGGCGAGCAGCGCGACGCCACCGCGCACGCTCATGCCCGGCTGCACTCGAGCCCCGAGAAGTCTGCGGGATCCGGGCTCGGCCGGCTGGGCGCCCCGGCGACTCGGTAGACGTCCATGGTGTCATCGCCGTGCACGAGCCGCAGGAACGGCACGGACCGGAACCGGGCCGGATCGACGTCCTTCTCGAGCGTGTTCACCATGCTGCCGATGCGGACGTCCTTGACGACGAGGACGTAGTCGACGCGCTCGCGGCGGAGGAACGCCCGGTGCGACGCGGGGTCGCGAAAGAACGCGTGAGCGCCGAGCACGATGTCGAGCACGGTGTGGAGCTCGGCGGGGCGGAGGTACGGTCCCATCCCTTCCGCAACGCTGACACGGCCGGTCTGCGCGGCGAACGTTCCCAGCGTGAGCCGGTCGACCAGGAGGCGTGAGCCGCAAGGCACGTGCGCGTCGACCCAGCCGGTCACCCGGAGCGCCCGATCGCCGTTCTGCTTCCAGCCGTGCCGGGCCGGCGCGCCGGCGTACGCGGCGCCGGCAGCCGTAAGCACGACCGCCGACACGCACAGGGCCGCCGGCAGCCAGCCACGGATCGGCGCCGCCAGCCCTACGGCCCACTCCGCGCAGCCGAGCACCAGCAGCAGCCCCAGCAGGCAGGCGTAGTCGTAGAGGCGGTGCGGCCCGAAGGTGCCGGGGATGTAGGTGTCGTACCGGTATGAGAATGCGAGGGACACGGCCAGCAGCACGCCGGAGAGCAGCACCACGAACAGTCCGAGCGGCCGCAGCTCGACCGGAAACCGCCACAGCATGAGCAGCGCGACCAGGACTGCGGCCACGGGGACGAGCACCACGGCGACGTCGCCGGCCGGACGTGCGATCACGCTGGCGACGAACCCGCGGGCCAGGTGGTCGGGCGCGATGTACCAGTGGCCGCCCGCGCCCGTGCGCCTGACGAGCTCGCCGGTGAAGAGCGATGCGGTCGGATCATTCCTTGCGCCGAAGGAGGCGTACTTGTCGCCCCCGCCGGCACCCTGGAACCCGACGTCCCCGCCGGAGAGGCCGAGGGACGCGCCCCACACGACCACGGTGACGGCGACCACGCCGGCGAGGCGCAGGATCACCGGCCACCGCACCGGCCCGGTGACCAGCATCGCCGCGGCGTAACAGCCGAGCCCCAGCATCAGCACGAACGCCGGGATGCCGTGGCTGCCCGCCGCGACGGCGAACAGGATGCCCGCGGCCACGGGCTCCGCGCGGCCCGAGCCGCCGCGCAGGGCGCGGATGCCGAGCAGCAGCGCACATACGGCCGCCATGCGGCCGGTGTTCTCGGCGGTGTAGACGTCGAGGTCGCGATGCAGCTCGTTGTCAACGAGGACAAGGGCGAGCAGCGGCAGCAGCGCGGCCACCCGCCGCAGGCCGAGCTCCCGTCCGAGGCCGTACAGCCCGCATGCCAGCCCGACCGCGGCCAGCCAGAGCAGCGCCCCCATGGCAGGCAGCGGGGCGCTCCCGATCAGATAGCTCATCCCGGCCTGGTAGCTGTTCAGGATCACCTTGCTCACCGTCGGGGTGTACGAGGCGCCCCACTGGAGCGTGTGTGAGGGAACGCGGCCGGCGTCAGCGATCTCCATGCCGTCCGCCCAGTAGCGCCACGGGCCGAACATGCTGAAGTTGAGCAGCGGCGAGAACCGGAGCCGCATGAGCGCGAAGACGAGGATCGCCGCCAGGCCGGCCCCCTCCAGCCAGGGCTGCGCGAGCAGGTCATCCCGGAGGGCGGCCGCGTGCGCGCGCAGGCCGTCGCGCCGGACGGCGACGAGCCAGAGCGCCGCGGTGACGAGCAGGAGCAGGAGCACGTACGTCACCGCGTTCAGCACGTGAGCGATCTCGAGCACGACGCCGCAGAGCGCGCAGACGGCGTAGCCGAGCCCGAAGCAGAGGGCGAGCCGCGTGGGGATCCCGGCTTGGCCGGGCCGGTGCAGCGCGAGGCTCGCGCCGGCCCCCGGAATCACCATCGCGACGAGGGCGGTGAGGATGGCGCCGGCGTTCAACCGGCGGCAGTGTACCCGCGGCTCGGCGGTACGGGGGCCGCACTCGTTGCCGCCGCGGGTGGCCGGAACGCGCGCGCATGCCCGTCTATGCTCGCCCTGTGACGTATTCGATCGTCGCCCGTGACGACGACGGCCGGCTCGGTGTCGGCGTGCAGACCTGCGTGATGGGCGTGGGTGCCATCTGCTCGTGGGCGCGGGCCGGCGTCGGCGCGGTCGCGACCCAGGCGTTCAGCCAGCCGGGATACGGTCCCCGGCTGCTTGACCGCCTGCAGGCCGGCGAGGCGCCGGAACAGGCGCTCGACGCGCTGCGTGGTGCGGACGACCGGCGCGACCAGCGGCAGGTGGCCGTCGTGGCGGCGGACGGCTCGGTCGCGGCCGCGACCGGGTCGGACACCATCCCGTATGCGGGCGACGTGCGGGCCACGGGCGTCAGCTGCCAGGCGAACATGATGGCCGCTCCCGGTGTCCCCGAGGCGATGCGGGAGGCGTTCCTGCACGCGCGCGGCTCGCTCGAGCGCCGCCTGCTTGCGGCGCTGGTCGCGGCGGAGGCGGGCGGCGGCGACTTCCGCGGCCGGCAGTCGGCGGCACTCCTCGTCGTCGAGGCGGAACGGAAGGAGGAGGCGTGGGACGGCGTCATCACCGACCTCCGGGTGGACGACGATCCCGAGCCGCTGGCCGCCCTGGGCCGGCTGGTGGACGTCGCGGAGGCATACCGGCTGATGCAGACCGCGACGGAGGCGGCGAAGAGCGGCGACGTCGCGGATGCCGCCCGCTCGGCCGCACGGGCTCGCGCGCTTGCTCCGCACGACCAGAACGTGCTCGGGTTCGATGCGATGCTGCGGGCGCACGGTGGCGATCTGGCACCGCTCCACGAGCTGCTCGACCGGCGGCCGGGGACGATGATGCTGGTCGACTGGCTGCGCGCCCACGGCGAGATCCAGCTCGACGACACGACGATGGAGCTGCTCCGCTCGCGTCACGGCGTGCGGCGGTAGATCGGGACGCCGTTCACCGTGGCGGCGAGCCGGTAATGCTCGTCCAGCAGCTTCGCGGCGCCGCCCGCCGGATCGAGAGCCGAAGGCGGCTGTTCGACCACCACCAGCAGCGGCCGGGACGGCGATGCGAGCGCGTGCCGCGCCTCGCCCAGCGCACCCGGGATGGCCTGGATGTTGCGGTACCACATGTACCGCACCGCGGGCGGCCGGTCGCTGAGGTAGTACACGTTGGCCGCCGCCCACATGACGAAGATGCGGTCGCCCGGCCGACTGTGCGACCGCACCCATCGTGCGACCGCGCCGTCGTGCTGCAGGTGGGCGTCGTCCGGGAACACCGTGCGGGCCTGTGCGGCCGGCGAGTCGAACCAGAGCGGGACGGCGGCGGACATGGCCCACACCGCCAGACCCGCCGTGACGCCCGCGACCAGGCCGGCGCGGCGGTCTGCGACCCGTGCGACGCCGACGCCCGCGATCGCCGCCAGCGGCGCGGCGAGCTGGATGTAGTAGTGAGCGTGGAAGTTGCCGCCGCCGAGGACGCCGACCGCGGCGGCGACGAGCCAGATCCGGAGCAGCACCGGCGCGCGGCGCCAGCCGTAGGCGGCGAGCAGGGCAAGTGCTGCGAGGGCGCGCGCAACCTGGGGGAACGTGTCCCAGAACTGGGACAGGCGCCCCGACAGCGAGCCGGACAGGATCGAATCGCCCTGACCGCGGTACGTCACCATGGCATACCACCAGTCCGAGAGGCTGGGAGCGCTGACCGCAGCGGCGGCGACGGGCAGCGCCGCCGAGACGACGATGACGGCGGCCGGCACGATGCCGGCGCGCCGGCGGCAGGCGAGCAGATAGACAACGGCCGCCAGTCCGCCGTCGAAGCCCGACTGCTTGAGCAGCACCGCGCAGCCCGTCAGCAGCCCGCAGACGACCAGCCACGGCCAGGCGCCGCCGCGACGGAGGTACGCGACGAAGGCGAGCAGCGACAGCACCGCGGGCAGCGAGGCGAGCAGCTCACCGGACAGCGTGAACGACTCGATCAGCGGAGACGCTCCGAGCGTCGCGAGGAGCAGGCCGGCGGCGATCGCAGGTATCCTGCCCGCCGTCCGGTGCGCCAGGGCCATGACGGCCACGACCACCAGTGCCCCGACCACTGCGGCGACCACGTGGATCGCGGCCGTGGAGCCATTCCCGACATGCAGGACCGCCCGAAACACCAGCAGCAGCCCCTGGGGGCGGTCGACCCACGCCTGGTCGTAGAGGCGGGCGCCGCCCGCCCACAGCCGGGCAACCTCGCCGTACCCGCCCTCGTCGGCGGTCAGCGGAGCGTGGACGAACGGAAGGCGGACGACGACGGCCACGGCGGCCGCGAGGACGGCGGCGAGCGCTGGGGGCCGCCACGCGCCCACATCGACCGGCCCACGGTCGTGCTCGCGGCGGTCGCCTTCCTGGTCGCGCTGGGCGCGCAGATCCTGACGTTCGGGCTGTCGCTGACGCCCGACCGCTACGTCCTCGTGCTGCTCGCCCCCGCGCTCGTGATCGGGCGGGGCCGGCGGTTCATGCTCGATTTCGTCCCCTTCGTGCTGTTGATCGTCTGGTACGAGGAGTGTCGCGGACTGGCGCACACCGTGCATCCATCGCCCTTCTACACACCGCACCTGGACGTCGAGAAGGCGATGTTCTTCGGCCGCGTGCCTTCCGTCGTGCTCCAGGACTGGCTCTGGAAGGGCCATCTGATGTGGTACGACCAGGTGCTCTCCGCGGCCACGCGCATCCACTTCATCGTGCCGCCCACGCTCGCCTTTGCGCTGTGGCTCCGGCGCCGCGCGCTGTTCTACCGCTTCGCCGCGACGCTGCTGACCCTCAGCTACGCGGGAGCGCTGACCTTCGCGCTGTACCCGGCGGCGCCGCCGTGGGCCGCCGCTGAGCACGGGCTGATTCCCTACCTGGCCAACCCCGCAGGCGAGCAGGCGGTCAGCTCACCGCTGCCGACCGACTCGGGCCCGCTCTACCACCTGGTGGACGGGAACCCCTACGCGGCCATCCCGTCGCTGCACGGCGGCTACTCGTTCCTGGTGTTCCTGTTCATCGCCACCCTGGTGTGGAACACGCGCTGGCGCTGGACGGCCGTTCCGGCCTTCCTCTACCCGGTGGTGCAGTGCTTCGCAGCGGTCTACACCGGGAACCACTACGTCATCGACCTCCTGATCGGCTTCGTCTACGCGACCGCGGCGCTGTTCGGCGTCCGCTGGTTCTGGCGGCGCCAGGGATGGCCCGAGTGACCGCGCTGGCCGAGGCTCCGGCCGGGCAGGAGGCTGTCCAGCCTCCGCGCCTGTGGGGACTCGGCTACCCGCTGGCGGTGTGGGCCGGCTCGCGCGCCGCCGTGTACCTCGTGATCGCGATGCAGGCGTGGACGACGCGCCGGCCGCGCGGAGCGGGCGTTTCGTGGGACGCGCTGTTCTCGTCGCTCGGCGACTGGGACGCGACGTGGTATCAGTGGATCGCCCAGCACGGCTACGACCCGTCGATCGCCCACGGCAACACGGCGGCGTTCTTCCCGCTCTACCCGATCCTGTGGGCGCCGCTGACGTGGCTGCCGGGCCCCGTGACGCTGTGGGGCACGCTGCTCGCGTCGCTGCTGTTCGCCGGCGCGCTGTGCCTGCTCTACCGGATCACGCAGGGCCGCTACGACGAGGGCATGGCACGCCGCACGGTGCTCTACCTCGCGGTCTTCCCGCTCGCATTCGTCTTCTCGCTGCCCTACGCCGAGTCGCTGTTCCTGCTCTGCGCGCTGGGGGCGTTCGCCCTGACATGGCACGGGCGCTGGTGGGGCGGTTCCCTGCTCGGAGCGCTCGCGGTGCTCGCGCGGCCGACGGGCATCGCGCTCTTACCGGCGCTCGCGTGGCGGCGATACCGCCAGCGGGGACTCGATCCCGTTGCGTACCTCCCGCTCCTGCTGCTGCCGGCGGCGGAGCTGGCGTTCTTCGGCTACCTGTTCTGGCGGACCGGCGACCCGTTCGCGAGCCTGCACGCGCAGAAGCGCGGCTGGGGGCGAAGCGTCTCGGTGCTGCCCGTCGTGCTGGCGAAGGGCTTCTGGGATGGCATCACCGCCGCGCACCTCCGCTACTTCGTCCACGTCGGCTTCACCCTGCTTTGGTGCGGGCTCTGGTACTGGGCATGGCGGCGCCTGCGCCTGCCCGCGGAGTACCTGGTCTTCGCGGCGCTGCTCATCATCCTGCCCACGAGCGGCGGGCTGATCGTGTCGATGGGGCGATTCGGGATGGTCGGATTCCCCTTCTTCTGGGCACTGGCCGACCTCGGCCGCGACGAGCGCGTCGACACGGTCATCAAGGTGACGTTCCCGCTGATGCTCGCGGCGCTCGTCTTCGTCACGTTCGGGCCGCGGACGTTCACACCCTGACCGCCCCGCCGCGCCCGCGCGCCGCGGGGTTGACACGCCGCGGCGCCGCTGTACCTTGGAGCAACAGCGTCGTCTCTTTCTCGGGTAGGGGACACCGCACAGGCGTTACGGTCGGGGGCCAGGGAGCGGGCCCCCGATCCATTTAAGCGGCCGGCCGGGTCGCCCGGGCGCGAACGACGGAGGGCCCGCCGAAGCGGGCCCTCCATGCATCGTGCAGATCGAGATCGATCTACATCATGTCCGGCATGCCGCCGCCCATCGGGGCGGGAGCGTTCTTCTCCGGTGCCTCAGCCACGACAGCCTCGGTGGTGAGGATGTTCTTGGCGATGGACGCCGCGTTCTGCAGCGCTGAGCGCGTGACCATGGCCGGGTCGATGATGCCCGACTTGACCAGGTCGACGATCTCGCCGGTGTCGACGTTGAGGCCCTGGCCCGCCTTGGCGGCCCGCACCTCGTTGACGACGACCGACCCCTCCAGCCCGGCGTTCTCGGCCAGCTGGCGGAGTGGCTCCTGCAGCGCGCGCTCGATGATCTGCGCGCCGGTCCTCTCGTCACCCTCCAGCTTGGCGGAGTCGACGGCCTTGATGGCGTGCAGCAGCGCCACGCCACCGCCCGGCACGATGCCCTCCTCGAGGGCCGCGCGGGTGGCCTGCAGCGCGTCCTCGACGCGGTGCTTCTTCTCCTTCATCTCGGTCTCGGTGGCTGCGCCAACCTTGACCACCGCGACGCCGCCGGCCAGCTTGGCCAGCCGCTCCTGCAGCTTCTCGCGGTCGAAGTCGGAGTCGGTCGACTCGATCTCGGACTTGATCTGCTTGATCCGGCCCTTGATCCCGTCGCTGTCGCCGGCACCGTCGATGATCGTCGTCGAGTCCTTGTCCACGACGATCTTGCGGGCGCGGCCGAGCTGGGCGACCGAGGTGTTCTCGAGCTTCAGGCCCATCTCCTCGGTGATGACCTCGCCGCCGGTCAGGATGGCGATGTCCTCGAGCATGCGCTTGCGGCGGTCACCGAAGCCCGGCGCCTTGACGGCGACGGCGGTGAAGGTGCCGCGGAGCTTGTTGACGACCACCGTCGCGAGCGACTCGCCCTCGACGTCCTCGGCCACGATCAGCAGCGGGCGACCGGCCTGGATGACCTGCTCGAGCACGGGCAGGATGTCCTTCACGGCGCCGATCTTCTGATTGGCGATGAGGATGTACGGGTCGTCGAGCACGGCCTCCATGCGCTCGGAGTCCGTGATCATGTAGGGCGACAGGTAGCCCTTGTCGAACTGCATGCCCTCGGTGAACTCGAGGTCCAGGCCGAACGTCTGGCCCTCCTCGACGTTGACGACGCCGTCCTTGCCGACCTTCTCGATCGCATCGGCGATGACGTCGCCGATCTCGCGGTCGCGGGCCGAGATGGTGGCGACCCGGGCGATGTCCTCCTTGCCCGAGATCTCCTTGGCCTGCTTCTTGATGTCGTCGACGACGTTCGCGACGGCCGCCTCGATACCGCGCTTGAGGCCCATCGGGTTGGCGCCGGCCGAGACGTTCTTCAGGCCCTCGCGGACGATCGCCTGCGCAAGCACCGTGGCGGTCGTCGTGCCGTCGCCTGCAACGTCGTTGGTCGCCGTTGCGACCTCGCGCACCAGCTGCGCGCCCTGGTTCTCGAAGACGTCCTCGACCTCGATCTCACGCGCGATCGTGACGCCGTCGTTGGTGATGGTCGGTGCGCCGAACTTCTTGTCGAGCACGACGTACCGCCCCTTGGGGCCGAGGGTCACCTTGACCGCGTCGGCCAGGATGTCGACGCCGCGCTGAAGCGAGCGGCGTGCATCCTCATTGAACTTCAGTTCCTTGTGTGCCATTCGCTCTCCTACGCCTTAGCCTTGACCTTGCTGGTGGCAACCTTCGCCAGGATGTCGGACTCGCGGAGGATCAGGTACTCCTCGCCGCCGACCTTGACCTCCGTCCCGCCATACTTGGAGAAGATCACCTCGTCGCCCTTCTGGACGTCGAGTGGAACGAGCTTGCCGTCCTCGTAGCGGCCGGGGCCGACTGCGAGCACGTTGCCGCGCTGCGGCTTCTCTTTCGCCGTATCCGGCAGGACGATGCCGCTTACCGTCGTCTCCTCCTCATCGAGGACTTCGACGATGACGCGGTCGCCCAGAGGCTTCAGATCCATGCTACCTCCATCGCGATTGCAGACCTTCACGTTTTGGCACTCGCACCACTTGAGTGCCAACAGCGATCATAGCATCCGGCTCGCGACCGTCAAGCCGGTTCCTGGCACTCGCGTGGTGCGAGTGCCAACGCCCGCAGCGTGGGCAGCGCGGCAAGGGCTATGAGGGCCGCCAGGACGTACGTGACGCGATCGGAGCTGGCCTCTGCAAGGGCGGCGCCCGCGGCCGGTCCCACGAAGAACCCGAACCCCCAGCACACGTTCATCGCGCCCAGCACCATGCCGTGCGGCAGCCCCACCTCGTCGGCTCCGGCAGCGGCCAGCGGAAAGGAGACCGCGTACTGCCCCGAGATCGCGGGAGTGAAGACGACGTAGAGCACCGCGATCGCCAGGGCCGAGGTCGGCACGGCGAGCAGCGCGAGCATCCCCGCCATCCCCGCGATCGCCACCATGGCGATCCGCACGCCGCCGGCCCGGTCGTACGCGCGGC from Gaiellales bacterium encodes the following:
- a CDS encoding ABC transporter permease, with the protein product MSAAPQAQPRLHRLERPAIAGVLIREIINFSSFWRSATFSSTVDPTIYLLAFGFGFGSLVSRVQGYDYVEYVGTGTVATAVLFASAMPAMFGTFVKYRFQRTYDAILAAPVDTEELVTAEALWIAVRAGTYGCVPLLVAMVFGLDPSWGMLTVPAIAFVAGFGWAGFGTSVAATMNSIDSFSYVMSGVITPMFLVAGTFFPLTKLPEWAQVVANVNPLYHTVELVRHAAFGFHLGADAWHFGFLLGFALLMWRFAIRRMTARLID
- a CDS encoding M20/M25/M40 family metallo-hydrolase, whose product is MVEAFSSRLQQLVDIDSPSDGLEQERVAELLAGWLEPMGCGAEWVDEPDGPARSMAITMRGDGDGVVCLLGHTDTVFPAGTVSERPFRREGVRCFGPGVADMKGGLVLAAMAMERYAGARRPFAELRLLVCADEEVRLRAPAVCSRAAGARAALVFECGRENGDIVTARKGAIWRTMELTGVAAHAGADTARGRSAVSALAAEILRIEGLKAGRPEMTSVVTTVQGGTAANTLPGNAGATLDIRSSVPADLDHALAELATGGPYDGVSIEIVDRGTWPPMPRDPHLAAAAIAIGSELGLTIGEELSGGVSDGCWTGAAGIPTIDGLGPVGALDHTDAEWIELETVERRLELAVRLIERAAQL
- a CDS encoding alkaline phosphatase family protein, yielding MSVRGGVALLAVVAGTLWLTGEGSAGRWAAVPSSAAPPPAPRRAVLPDAASTTPIKHIVYIIKENRTYDNLFGRFPEGDGATTGVTYDGSVVPLTALPDKQVDLQHNHWAHVQDVNGGRMNGFSRVVDKAGEHTLKAYTTATPGQLPAYWGWAKRYALGDRMFTSVPSSSYPNHLYAVAGQSGGVIDGPSIGTRWWGCDGPPDVTVPIASEDTMSVAGRRSVCLDIPSVAGAINGRPGVSWATYGAMPGQLGYGWVALDAVKDVRDRADWGRHYAPWQWFPSDLRQGYLPSITWITPPFDESDHPGGPSLCEGENWTARMVNAVVRSRFWKSTAIVVVWDDFGGFYDHVRPPTIDRFGLGIRSPLLVVSPWARRGIDHTTYDFTSVIKFASENFGLPLLTSRERSANSLRSAFQFDHPLRRWIAPVRDCPNVKFVQKEAAGSIDYS
- a CDS encoding DUF1028 domain-containing protein, with amino-acid sequence MTYSIVARDDDGRLGVGVQTCVMGVGAICSWARAGVGAVATQAFSQPGYGPRLLDRLQAGEAPEQALDALRGADDRRDQRQVAVVAADGSVAAATGSDTIPYAGDVRATGVSCQANMMAAPGVPEAMREAFLHARGSLERRLLAALVAAEAGGGDFRGRQSAALLVVEAERKEEAWDGVITDLRVDDDPEPLAALGRLVDVAEAYRLMQTATEAAKSGDVADAARSAARARALAPHDQNVLGFDAMLRAHGGDLAPLHELLDRRPGTMMLVDWLRAHGEIQLDDTTMELLRSRHGVRR
- a CDS encoding glycosyltransferase family 39 protein encodes the protein MAVVVRLPFVHAPLTADEGGYGEVARLWAGGARLYDQAWVDRPQGLLLVFRAVLHVGNGSTAAIHVVAAVVGALVVVAVMALAHRTAGRIPAIAAGLLLATLGASPLIESFTLSGELLASLPAVLSLLAFVAYLRRGGAWPWLVVCGLLTGCAVLLKQSGFDGGLAAVVYLLACRRRAGIVPAAVIVVSAALPVAAAAVSAPSLSDWWYAMVTYRGQGDSILSGSLSGRLSQFWDTFPQVARALAALALLAAYGWRRAPVLLRIWLVAAAVGVLGGGNFHAHYYIQLAAPLAAIAGVGVARVADRRAGLVAGVTAGLAVWAMSAAVPLWFDSPAAQARTVFPDDAHLQHDGAVARWVRSHSRPGDRIFVMWAAANVYYLSDRPPAVRYMWYRNIQAIPGALGEARHALASPSRPLLVVVEQPPSALDPAGGAAKLLDEHYRLAATVNGVPIYRRTP
- a CDS encoding phosphatase PAP2 family protein: MDERKADDDGHGGREDGGERWGPPRAHIDRPTVVLAAVAFLVALGAQILTFGLSLTPDRYVLVLLAPALVIGRGRRFMLDFVPFVLLIVWYEECRGLAHTVHPSPFYTPHLDVEKAMFFGRVPSVVLQDWLWKGHLMWYDQVLSAATRIHFIVPPTLAFALWLRRRALFYRFAATLLTLSYAGALTFALYPAAPPWAAAEHGLIPYLANPAGEQAVSSPLPTDSGPLYHLVDGNPYAAIPSLHGGYSFLVFLFIATLVWNTRWRWTAVPAFLYPVVQCFAAVYTGNHYVIDLLIGFVYATAALFGVRWFWRRQGWPE
- the groL gene encoding chaperonin GroEL (60 kDa chaperone family; promotes refolding of misfolded polypeptides especially under stressful conditions; forms two stacked rings of heptamers to form a barrel-shaped 14mer; ends can be capped by GroES; misfolded proteins enter the barrel where they are refolded when GroES binds) codes for the protein MAHKELKFNEDARRSLQRGVDILADAVKVTLGPKGRYVVLDKKFGAPTITNDGVTIAREIEVEDVFENQGAQLVREVATATNDVAGDGTTTATVLAQAIVREGLKNVSAGANPMGLKRGIEAAVANVVDDIKKQAKEISGKEDIARVATISARDREIGDVIADAIEKVGKDGVVNVEEGQTFGLDLEFTEGMQFDKGYLSPYMITDSERMEAVLDDPYILIANQKIGAVKDILPVLEQVIQAGRPLLIVAEDVEGESLATVVVNKLRGTFTAVAVKAPGFGDRRKRMLEDIAILTGGEVITEEMGLKLENTSVAQLGRARKIVVDKDSTTIIDGAGDSDGIKGRIKQIKSEIESTDSDFDREKLQERLAKLAGGVAVVKVGAATETEMKEKKHRVEDALQATRAALEEGIVPGGGVALLHAIKAVDSAKLEGDERTGAQIIERALQEPLRQLAENAGLEGSVVVNEVRAAKAGQGLNVDTGEIVDLVKSGIIDPAMVTRSALQNAASIAKNILTTEAVVAEAPEKNAPAPMGGGMPDMM
- the groES gene encoding co-chaperone GroES, giving the protein MDLKPLGDRVIVEVLDEEETTVSGIVLPDTAKEKPQRGNVLAVGPGRYEDGKLVPLDVQKGDEVIFSKYGGTEVKVGGEEYLILRESDILAKVATSKVKAKA